The sequence GATATGGGAGTTGATATCTTCTTCCCTGAGCTCGCAAAAAGTGTTCCTGAGTTGAAAGGCAGAGTGATTGGTAACATCCAACTTAGCGGCCCAACGAACGAGCCTGAAGTCGACCTTGCTTTAAATGTCGATAAGATTGATTGGAATAGCGAGGCAACGCTTGAGTCGTTATCGCTTAATGGCTCTGTAGTTCCACTGCCATTACCCGAAGCTCAAGCCGACCTTGTATTGAAAGCGAAGAACCTAACCTACCAAGATCAAAGTGTTGAAAGCATTGATTTAACGGTGAATGGCGGTGAGAAGAAGCATACCGTAACACTTGATGTGATATCCGACATCGTGTCGACAAGTTTGGCAATTTCTGGTCAGCTAATTCAGAAACCTTCTCTGATTTGGGATGGCTCGTTAGACAGAGTCAAAATCACCACTCAGCAGGGACCTTGGGTATTAGACCAACCTGTTGCGATTAAGGCGGATGTCGATAAGCAGTATGCCGACGTTCAAGCACACTGTTGGAAGCAGTCGGGTTCGAGCGTGTGTCTGGATGAAGATATCCGAGCCGGGAAATCGGGTGAGGCTAAGCTCGCGATTAACCAATTCGACTTCGAACAAGTTAAAGCGTTTGTACCTAAAGAGACGCAATTGCAGGGCTTAGTGAATGCGACCGCTCATGCCAAATGGTCGGAACAAGGTGAACCTGAGGTGACGGTAAGTGTCGATATGCCTAAAGGTCAGGTTGTTCAACAAGTTGGCGAGCCAATTACACTCGGTTGGGAAAGTGTTGCATTGAATGCACAGCTAAAAGACAACCAACTGAACGCCGACTTTAAACTCGATGTTGCCGACAACGGTGACTTGTCTGGCACTGTGTCGTTACCTGACATTCTCGCAGAAGACAAAATGGTCGATGCCGCAATAAAGCTGACAACTTTCCATTTGGACTTTTTACAGCCAATCCTTGGCGAATATAGCCTGTTGAAGGCCGATCTTGAAAGTAACCTACAGGTAAAAGGTTCTTTGATGCATCCTCAAGTCTTTGGTCAGTTCTCTGTTGATGGCATTCAAGTTAAAGGTGATGTCACGCCTGTTGATGTTAAAGACGGCCGTATTGATCTCGATTTTGATGGTTACAGCGCGAAGCTGGATGCCAATGTAGAAACGCCTGATGGTCATCTTGATATTGAAGGCTCTGGGGATTGGCAGGACCTTCAAGCATGGCACTCGAACGTGAGAGTATTTGCTGATGAGTTGATGGTTGATATACCGCCGATGGTCAAGGTTAAGGTGGTTCCTGATATGACCATTGATGTTACGCCTGAGCTTGCAAAAATCACTGGTGATATTGCATTGCCGTGGGGACGTATCGTTGTCGAAGATTTACCACCGTCAGCGGTCGGCGTCTCTTCTGATCAAGTTATCTTGAATAAAGATCTTGAGCCAGAGAATGAAGATACGATTCCATTCAATGTGATGACCAATATTAATATTTCCATTGGCGATGACTTTAAACTGTCAGCCTTCGGCCTTGAAGGTGAGCTGGTGGGTAAGCTTAATGTCGCTCAAAAAGACCAAGGTCCATTTATCACCGGTGAGGTAAACATCGTCGATGGTACTTACCAATCATTCGGACAAGACCTGTTGATCGAAGAAGGTAAAATTCTAATGAATGGTCCTCCGGATCAGCCATACGTAGCGATTAATGCGATACGTAACCCTGACAACACTCAGGATGACGTGACAGCAGGTATTCGAGTGACTGGCCCAGCGACAGAGCCGACGATTGAGATTTATTCTGACCCTGCAATGCCGCAAGCCAACGCGCTGTCTTATATCTTGCGTGGCCAAGATATTGATGGCGAGTCGAACGGTTCGATGACGACGACCTTAATTGGTTTGAGCTTAGCGAAGAGTGGTAAGGTTGTTGGCGAAATCGGTGAAGCATTTGGTGTACAAGATCTACAACTGGACACCGCAGGCTCTGGCGATGACTCACAAGTAACGGTAAGTGGTTATATTCTGCCAGGCTTACAGGTGAAATATGGTGTGGGTATCTTCAACTCGTTGGGTGAGTTTACTGTTCGTTACCGATTGATGCAGGATCTCTACGTTGAAGCTGTTTCTGGCTTAGACAGTGCGGTAGACCTCCTCTATCAGTTTGAGTTCGAGTAGAACAGTTTGATTCCGAATAGAGCGGTTTAGGTCGAGAGTGTTTAGCCATTCATTGAATAGCAGAGACGAATAGCAGAGATGAATGGCTTATGGAGGGTTTATGCAGCATCTTGTGTTCGTCTATGGCACCTTGAGACAAGGTCAATCCAATCACCACTATTTGCAGAATGGTGAGTTGTTGGGACGCTTCGATACACCTGAGTCGTTTGCCCTTTTTGATTTAGGTGCTTATCCGGCGATGATTTCTGGAAAGAAAAGTGTCGCTGGCGAGGTCTATATCATTAACGACGAAATTTTGGAGTCGCTCGATCGGCTAGAAGATGTACCTGTTGAGTATCGTCGCGAGCAAATAGAGACTATATTTGGATTAGCATGGGTATATTTGTATCAGCTTGATCTAACAGCTAATAAAGAAATACTTTCGGGTAACTGGTGTAAGCGGAGCAACCCGCTATAGTGAATGAACTACTGGAAGCATTCTGACGTAATAGCTAAAAGTCTCAATGTACAGGCTAGTCTTTTCCATCAGGAGGAAATTATGAAATATCTATTATTGGTGCTATCAGTAATGTTATTTGGTTGTGCGCAAACTCCGCCACCAACGTCAATGAACACAACCGATTGGCAGAGCTTTGGCGAAGAAATGGCGCTAAAAGGAAAAACCAAACAGACTGAAGCAAGTTTGGCTGAAGCCGCGTCTTCACCATCAATTGATGCAGACTTATATGCCGCTTATGGCCAAGGTTATGAAGTGGGTAAAACTCAATATTGTTCTCAAAACCCGAGAGCGCTAGGTCGCCGTGGTGAGACTTACCTTGGGATTTGTGACGATGTCGATAAATGGTTCCGCTTCAACTATGAAAGAGGCGCAGAATCGAAGTTTGATATTCGATAATCGAACGAACAGTTAATTGAATAATAAAAGCCAGCATGTAGATGCTGGCTTTTTTAAGGTTCATCGCGGATTAGCGGGAACTAAAAACAAAAAAACGGTAGTAAGTGATATGGTTTAGTCGCCAAACAAAAATCATACACAAACTACCGTTTTCATGCCGAATCATACTTTCCTATCTTCATTCTGGGAAGGCTTTAAAATAGTAAAGTCTCACCAGACAGCATCACTTGTTACACTAACTCTTAAACCTAATTCTGAGGCTAAATGCCTTTGCGGTCTTGAAGCTGAGGCTATCCATGAGTATCAATGGCGTCATGTGAAAGAGGCCATGTTGTTCAATGTTCCTGTTGAGCTTTCCGTTCAAACTCGAAGGATCAAGTGTCGTGACTGCGGCATAAAAACAGAGTTTCTATCTTGGTTAGAGCCTTATGCTCGTATAACGACGCGTCTAAAAAGCTATATAGAACAACTACTGCCTCTTCTTCCCATTAAGCATATCTCCCAGTTAACGAGCGTTCATTGGCACACCATTAAAGAGATAGATAAACGTCGACTTCGCCAAGTGGTACCGTCAGTGAAATGGGAAGGGCTAAGGCAACTCGTCATGGACGGTTCGCCATCTTTAAAGGGCACCGATATGCCACAGTCATCGCTGATGCTAAGACTCACCAAGTCATTTGGATAGGGTTAGGTCGTAGCCGCAAGGACATACGACCGTTTTTCGAGCAGTTAGGCAAGCATGGTAACAATATCGAAGCGGTCGCAATGGACATGAATACGGCTTTTGACCTTGAAGTTCAAGCGCACTGCCCGAATGCAAAAATCGTTTACGACTTATTCCATGTTGTTGCTAAGTTCGGTCGTGAGGTGATGGATAGAGTCAGAGTCGACCAAGCTAACAAACTCAAGCAGGATAAAAAAGCGAGGCAATGGGTGAAGCGCTCACGCTGGGTACTGCTGAAAAACAGAGGTAATTTAAATGCACGACAAGATAGCTATCTTACTGAAATATTGAATATCAATAAGGACTTGATGGCCACTTATATACTCGGCTCACAACTCAAAGAGCTTTGGTACTGTAAATCAGAAGCACATGCTAAGGGGCTCTGGGAGGTATGGTGGGCACAAGTGCAAGAGAGTGGAATTAAGCCATTGAAAGAGTTTGCACGAAAACTGAGGCCTTATCTTCACGGTATTATTGCATCGGCAACTTATCCGCTCAACACCTGCACATTGGAAGGGATAAACAACAAAATAAAGTTAATCAAGCGAATGGGGTATGGATATCGAGATACAGACTACTTCTTCTTGAAGATAAAAGCGGCTTTCCCCGGAAAGCCGCGATGAACCTTTTTTAATTCATCAGATTCGCTTTAATTGAATTACTCGCCCGCGACTTTCATCGACTCAAGCAAGATAGAACCTGTTTGAATTTGAGAGCGCGTTTCAACATCGTTACCGACTGCAACGATCTGATTAAACATATCTTTTAGGTTACCCGCAATCGTCACTTCTGATACTGGGTATTGGATCTCTCCGTTCTCAACCCAGAAGCCTGCAGCGCCACGAGAGTAATCACCCGTTACTGTGTTTACGCCTTGCCCCATCACTTCAGTGACTAGGAAGCCAGTGCCCAACTCTTTTAGCATCTGCGCGAAGTTTTGACCGGTCGATTTAACGAACCAGTTATGAATACCACCAGCATGACCGGTTGGCGTCATATCCATCTTACGTGCGGCATAGCTCGTTAGTAGGTAAGTTGTTAACACACCGTCAGTGATGATTTCACGATCTTGAGTGAACACACCTTCGCTATCAAATGGGCTTGAAGCCAAACCACGTAGGATATGAGGACGCTCAGAGATATTGAACCAATCAGGTAGGATTTTCTGACCTAAATGATCTAATAAGAACGACGACTTGCGGTAAAGATTACCACCACTGATCGCCATCACTAGGTGACCGATAAGACCTGTCGCAACATCATTTGCGAACATGATTGGGTATTGGCCTGTTGGTAGCTTTTTCGCATCCAAACGGCTAATCGTCTTTTCTGCAGCTTCCTGACCTACACGCTCAGGCGTCCACAGCTCATCACGGTGACGTGCAACGGTGTAGCTGTAGTCACGTTCCATTTCACCATTAGCGCCTTGTCCAATCACGCAGCAGCTCGTGCTGTGGCGGCTTGAAGCGTAGCTTGCTAGTAAGCCATGACTGTTACCGTAAACCTTAACGCCATAGTGGCTGTCGTAGCTTGCGCCATCACTCTGTTTGATCTTGTCGCTGTAAGCTAACGCTTGCTTCTCAGCCGCAATCGCAATCTCAGCGGCATAGTCAGGATTGGGTTCATCAGGGTGGAAAAGATCCAAGTCTGGAATTTCTTTTACCATGTATTCTTTTGCTGCAGGACCTGCAAACGGGTCTTCAGATGTATATTGAGCGATATCAAGTGCGGCTGCTACCGTTTGAGCAATCGCCTTCTCACTCAGATCAGATGTAGATGCGCTGCCTTTTTTCTGGCCGCGATAAACAGTAATACCAAGTGCACCATCACTATTAAATTCAACGTTTTCCACTTCACACATGCGTGTTGAAACACTTAAACCCGTTGACTTAGTAATAGCAACTTCAGCGGCGTCGGCACTCACAGAGGCCATGTCCAACGCTTTTGCTACTGCGGCTTCTAGCTCAACTCTTTGCTGGGCGACTTGCTGTTTTACATCCATATCTATTCTAATTTTGTAGGTCAATATTACGTAGGATAACAAGAATTTCGCTTTCTCCCCAAGATTCTTGCTAAAATAGGCAATATATTCGTTTGAGATAGTGACATAGGCAGAAAAGATGGCTCGCAAAAACCAAAAAGCCCCATGGGAACCAGAAGAAGAAATCATCTGGGTAAGTAAGACAGAAATGAAAACCGACATGGAAGCGCTACAAAAACTGGGGGAAGAACTTGTTTCCCTAAAGCCTTCTGTATTAGACAAGTTTCCTCTGTCTGAAGATTTGGCACAAGCGATTAAAGATGCACAACGCTTTAAAAATGAAGCGAAGCGCCGTCAACTTCAATACATTGGCAAAGTAATGCGCAATGTTGATCCTGAGCCAATTCAAGCGGCTTTGGATAAAGTACGTAACAAGCACTCGCAAGCAACCGCTGAACTGCACAAGCTTGAGCAACTGCGTGATCGTGTTGTTGCTGAAGGCGATGCTGCCATTTCAGAGGTCATGGACATGTACCCTGAAGCAGACCGTCAGCGTCTTCGTCAGCTAGCTCGCCAAGCTAACAAAGAGAAATCAGCGAACAAGCCAGCAAAGGCTTCTCGTGAAATCTTCCAAATCTTAAAAGAGCTAAAGCTAGAAGACTAATCTTTGTCGCTTTAATCTGTAAGATAATAAAAGACCTAGCGCATGCTAGGTCTTTTTGTTTTCGCTGTACTCAATATCAAATCATATTCAATATTAAAACTAAGCCATCACTCACCTGCTTTCACAAACGAACTGAGTTCAGGTTGCGGGTGGTCAGCGGTAAGCATGGCGATCGAGTCTTCAACCAACACCTTACCTAATGCCACAAACACAAATTTATTCGCAATGCTGCGCGCATCTCCCAAATGGTGAGTCACCATCAAGACGGTAATGTTGCGCTCTGCTGCTAATCGTTTTACCAAACTCAGCATCTCTTCGCGTAGCAAAGGGTCAAGCGCAGAGAAAGGTTCATCAAGTAACCAAATATCGTGTGGTTGAACAAAACAACGCGCCAGTGCGACACGCTGACGTTGCCCACCAGATAGTTGTTCAGGCAGCCTATCTAAGTACTCCGCTACACCCACCTGCGCAGCCGCTTGCTCAACATCGAGCTTTTGGGTTGCGGTAAGCTTTAACCCCGGATGCAAACCTAATCCAATATTTTCACGCACCGTGAGGTGAGCAAATAGATTGTGTTCTTGGAACAACATCGCCAGCGGGCGTTGGTGCGCTTCTTTGCCAATCAATGATTGTCCTGCCACCGAGATCTCTCCCGATGTCGGCTCAATAAACCCAGCAACCAATGCAAGTAGCGTTGATTTACCCGCACCACTCGGCCCCATTAGAGCAACAATATCACCCTGCTCTGCTTGGAAATCAAAACTAAACAACTCTTGGTGATAGTGGTAATCCACATCTTTCATCACTAACATCATCGGTTCCTTAACTCTTTAGCTTTGAGCTTCGAGTAAACAAAAATTCAATCAAACTAAAGCTGCCCACACTCAGTAACAGCAAACTCACTGACACCACTGCCGCCGCTTCCATTTGATAGCTGCCTAACAATTGGAATAGATACAAAGGCAGAGTTCTAAAGTCTTGGCTACCAAATAAGGCAATTGCACTTAAGTCGCCCATCGCCAACATAAAACTGATTGAGAAAGCCTGCGCCATAGGTTTACGTAATGCACGCCACTCCACCAGCCTAAAGCGAGTGAATCCTGTCATTCCTAAGCTTGCACACACATACTGATACTGCTGAGAAAGATGCAGCATAGGCTGAGCCAAGGTTTTAATCACGTAAGGCAGCGCCATCAAACTGTTTACGGCAATCACGATAAAGAAAGCCAAGCTAAACACATCGGTAAACGAACGCAGTAATAAGAACAGACCTGTACTTATCACCAAGCCCGGCGTCACCAAAATAATAGTGCCAATCAGCTCAATCTTGTCCGCTCTAAAGTTCTTGTTCTGCAAACGCCATGCGCGACTGGTTAGAAGGATCGCGATACCAATACCAACGGCGATAATACTTGCAAGGGAAGCAACTCGAACCGAGGTCATTAATGCTGCCCAAAACGGCTCACTGCTCAGTACAGTGAGCGCCTGAGAGTTAATACCACTTAGAATAACCATGGCTAATGGCGGCAATACCAGTATTGAGACTATGATGATCCAAAAGCTATCCCAAGCTTTTGACCACCAGCTGTCCTTAACCAAATACTTCTCTTCCGACAGCTGGCTAGCCGTCACAGATATAGGCTTAGACAAACGCTGAATACTCACCGCTAATACGCCACACAGTAGCATTTGCCATATCGCGAGTAACGCGCCAGCCTGCAGATCAAAGTCGAATTTGATTGCTTGATAGATGGCTAGCTCAATGGTAGTTGATTTTGGACCACCACCCAACGCCATCACGGTAGCAAAGCTGGTGAAGCACAACATGAAGACCAAGCCACACACATGCGGTAATTGCTGTCTTAGCCTCGGCCATTCAACCCATTTAAATTTATTCCAATGACTCATGCCTAAGTGAGCACAGAGTTTATGCTGCTCGGCAGGCACAGTATCTAACGCTTGCAAAAGTAAACGGCTGGCATAAGGCAGATTAAAGAAAACGTGCGCCAACAAAATACCATTCAAGCCATAAATCGAGAATGGTAGCTCAATGTCGAAGTTCGCCAAGAACTTAGCTAACCAACCACTGTTGCCGTAAATCGCTAGCAAACCAAACACGCCGACTAACACAGGCAGAACCAAGGTCGACGCGAACAATCTTAATAACAAGGCTCGTCCAAAAAACTGTCTGCGGCACAGAGCGTGTGCAATAGGTATAGCAAAGCCAACACTCAGCACTGTTGAGAGTGTCGCCTGATAAAAGCTGAATTTCGTTACATGCCAATAGTAAGGATCTGACCATACTTGGCTGATATCAAGAGAAGGGGCATTGCTAAGCAATGCCCCAACTGCTGAAACCACGAAGGCGGTAATGAGTATCGCAACCCAGATCCCGACCTTAGGTGTTTTCTTTATCATAAATTGATTTTTTACCGTAAATGGTTCACTCCAAACATCACAAATGAACCTTTAAATACAGAAAGCTAGTTTTTTGAAAATAAGTTAAAAAGTAAGTGCACTCTGCCATTCACGAATCCAAGGCTTACGCTTCTCGGCGATCTCTTCAGAGCTAAAGCTCAACGCTGTCTGCGGTACTGTTAACTGCTCAAAGCCTTTTGGTAACTCAACATCTGTTACTGGGTACATCCAGTTACCTGTCGGCATCGCCGATTGGAACTCATCACTTAGGATAAACGCCATAAACTCATCAGCGAGCTTTTCGTTCTTACTGCCTTTAACCTTAGCAGCCACTTCCACCTGAGTGTAATGTCCTTCTTCGAAGCTCGCTGCTGCGTACTTAGAATCACTCTCTGCAATGATGTGATAAGCCGGAGAAGTTGTGTAAGACAGAACCAAGTCAGACTCACCTTCTAGAAACATAGAGTAAGCTTCAGACCAACCTTTGGTTACCGTAACGGTTTTCTGAGCTAGCTTCTTCCAAGCTGCCGTTGCTTCATCACCATAAACCGATTTCATCCATAACATCATGCCTTGTCCAGGTGTTGAAGTACGTGGATCTTGGTAGATAACCTTCAGATCATCACGCTGCTCAACCAGCTCTTTCAAACTCTTAGGCGGGTTTGTTAGTTTATCGGTGTTATATACAAAGGCAAAGTAACCAAAGTCATAAGGTACAAAGGTATTGTCATCCCAACCATTAGGCAGTGTTACTGATGAAGTATCAACCTTGTGCTCAGCCAATAAACCCGTCGCTTTCGCTTCAGCCATTAGGTTGTTATCTAGACCTAATACGATGTCAGCCTTGCTGTTACCGCCCTCAAGACGCAAGCGGTTAAGAATAGACACGCCATCTTCAAGCGCGACAAAATTCACATCACAACCACACTTCTCTTCAAATGCTTTTTCAACGGCAGGACGAGGGCCCCAATCCGCAGCAAAAGAGTCATAGGTGTATACA is a genomic window of Vibrio sp. ED004 containing:
- a CDS encoding translocation/assembly module TamB domain-containing protein, with product MIKVMGKCIKWTSISLTSILLLLIALLGFVLFTNPGLNTVLWGAEKALPQLKVESTKGALFPSFTLNNVQFKDDSLHIDTKVQKLNLAINPRCLLDPKLCVDRLAIQGLDFAFTELPPASEEETEPTPPVTSVKTPLPIVINRIALSDIKLNILGHEIEWGLFSTALSMQGEKLTVSPTLFNDLKVKLAESTEEPKPEVVEPEPAVKTAIELPEVWIPLQVVLERFDLNRFTLEQETPIVVNHLGLEARAGKNTVEVSTLELDMPQASANLAAKVELKDGYPLDLSLDALVKETDLAGQKLSLKAQGSVAKLQLDSQFSELIEAKLSGDIQPLEPTLPFDLLLEDGQAQWPLTGKSDYQAEIERFKADGSLDGFNVQLKGEADGKEIPALTIDLEGKGTTEQIELERLKLNTLGGELNGVVKANWKKLVNWQADVTLKDIQPGLQWPDAEGNISGSIVTSGELTEAGGWAIELPKLDIEGILREYPLDIEGQLSASDLSASGEPKLKTSGLSLAHGVNSIKAQGELDKQWDMGVDIFFPELAKSVPELKGRVIGNIQLSGPTNEPEVDLALNVDKIDWNSEATLESLSLNGSVVPLPLPEAQADLVLKAKNLTYQDQSVESIDLTVNGGEKKHTVTLDVISDIVSTSLAISGQLIQKPSLIWDGSLDRVKITTQQGPWVLDQPVAIKADVDKQYADVQAHCWKQSGSSVCLDEDIRAGKSGEAKLAINQFDFEQVKAFVPKETQLQGLVNATAHAKWSEQGEPEVTVSVDMPKGQVVQQVGEPITLGWESVALNAQLKDNQLNADFKLDVADNGDLSGTVSLPDILAEDKMVDAAIKLTTFHLDFLQPILGEYSLLKADLESNLQVKGSLMHPQVFGQFSVDGIQVKGDVTPVDVKDGRIDLDFDGYSAKLDANVETPDGHLDIEGSGDWQDLQAWHSNVRVFADELMVDIPPMVKVKVVPDMTIDVTPELAKITGDIALPWGRIVVEDLPPSAVGVSSDQVILNKDLEPENEDTIPFNVMTNINISIGDDFKLSAFGLEGELVGKLNVAQKDQGPFITGEVNIVDGTYQSFGQDLLIEEGKILMNGPPDQPYVAINAIRNPDNTQDDVTAGIRVTGPATEPTIEIYSDPAMPQANALSYILRGQDIDGESNGSMTTTLIGLSLAKSGKVVGEIGEAFGVQDLQLDTAGSGDDSQVTVSGYILPGLQVKYGVGIFNSLGEFTVRYRLMQDLYVEAVSGLDSAVDLLYQFEFE
- a CDS encoding gamma-glutamylcyclotransferase; its protein translation is MQHLVFVYGTLRQGQSNHHYLQNGELLGRFDTPESFALFDLGAYPAMISGKKSVAGEVYIINDEILESLDRLEDVPVEYRREQIETIFGLAWVYLYQLDLTANKEILSGNWCKRSNPL
- the yjgA gene encoding ribosome biogenesis factor YjgA; protein product: MARKNQKAPWEPEEEIIWVSKTEMKTDMEALQKLGEELVSLKPSVLDKFPLSEDLAQAIKDAQRFKNEAKRRQLQYIGKVMRNVDPEPIQAALDKVRNKHSQATAELHKLEQLRDRVVAEGDAAISEVMDMYPEADRQRLRQLARQANKEKSANKPAKASREIFQILKELKLED
- a CDS encoding DUF2799 domain-containing protein, coding for MKYLLLVLSVMLFGCAQTPPPTSMNTTDWQSFGEEMALKGKTKQTEASLAEAASSPSIDADLYAAYGQGYEVGKTQYCSQNPRALGRRGETYLGICDDVDKWFRFNYERGAESKFDIR
- the thiB gene encoding thiamine ABC transporter substrate binding subunit, with product MKFTLTTLAVTTAISFSAFAADNTLSVYTYDSFAADWGPRPAVEKAFEEKCGCDVNFVALEDGVSILNRLRLEGGNSKADIVLGLDNNLMAEAKATGLLAEHKVDTSSVTLPNGWDDNTFVPYDFGYFAFVYNTDKLTNPPKSLKELVEQRDDLKVIYQDPRTSTPGQGMMLWMKSVYGDEATAAWKKLAQKTVTVTKGWSEAYSMFLEGESDLVLSYTTSPAYHIIAESDSKYAAASFEEGHYTQVEVAAKVKGSKNEKLADEFMAFILSDEFQSAMPTGNWMYPVTDVELPKGFEQLTVPQTALSFSSEEIAEKRKPWIREWQSALTF
- the thiQ gene encoding thiamine ABC transporter ATP-binding protein codes for the protein MLVMKDVDYHYHQELFSFDFQAEQGDIVALMGPSGAGKSTLLALVAGFIEPTSGEISVAGQSLIGKEAHQRPLAMLFQEHNLFAHLTVRENIGLGLHPGLKLTATQKLDVEQAAAQVGVAEYLDRLPEQLSGGQRQRVALARCFVQPHDIWLLDEPFSALDPLLREEMLSLVKRLAAERNITVLMVTHHLGDARSIANKFVFVALGKVLVEDSIAMLTADHPQPELSSFVKAGE
- the pmbA gene encoding metalloprotease PmbA, whose protein sequence is MDVKQQVAQQRVELEAAVAKALDMASVSADAAEVAITKSTGLSVSTRMCEVENVEFNSDGALGITVYRGQKKGSASTSDLSEKAIAQTVAAALDIAQYTSEDPFAGPAAKEYMVKEIPDLDLFHPDEPNPDYAAEIAIAAEKQALAYSDKIKQSDGASYDSHYGVKVYGNSHGLLASYASSRHSTSCCVIGQGANGEMERDYSYTVARHRDELWTPERVGQEAAEKTISRLDAKKLPTGQYPIMFANDVATGLIGHLVMAISGGNLYRKSSFLLDHLGQKILPDWFNISERPHILRGLASSPFDSEGVFTQDREIITDGVLTTYLLTSYAARKMDMTPTGHAGGIHNWFVKSTGQNFAQMLKELGTGFLVTEVMGQGVNTVTGDYSRGAAGFWVENGEIQYPVSEVTIAGNLKDMFNQIVAVGNDVETRSQIQTGSILLESMKVAGE
- the thiP gene encoding thiamine/thiamine pyrophosphate ABC transporter permease ThiP gives rise to the protein MIKKTPKVGIWVAILITAFVVSAVGALLSNAPSLDISQVWSDPYYWHVTKFSFYQATLSTVLSVGFAIPIAHALCRRQFFGRALLLRLFASTLVLPVLVGVFGLLAIYGNSGWLAKFLANFDIELPFSIYGLNGILLAHVFFNLPYASRLLLQALDTVPAEQHKLCAHLGMSHWNKFKWVEWPRLRQQLPHVCGLVFMLCFTSFATVMALGGGPKSTTIELAIYQAIKFDFDLQAGALLAIWQMLLCGVLAVSIQRLSKPISVTASQLSEEKYLVKDSWWSKAWDSFWIIIVSILVLPPLAMVILSGINSQALTVLSSEPFWAALMTSVRVASLASIIAVGIGIAILLTSRAWRLQNKNFRADKIELIGTIILVTPGLVISTGLFLLLRSFTDVFSLAFFIVIAVNSLMALPYVIKTLAQPMLHLSQQYQYVCASLGMTGFTRFRLVEWRALRKPMAQAFSISFMLAMGDLSAIALFGSQDFRTLPLYLFQLLGSYQMEAAAVVSVSLLLLSVGSFSLIEFLFTRSSKLKS